In Amycolatopsis methanolica 239, a single genomic region encodes these proteins:
- a CDS encoding ribose-5-phosphate isomerase, with protein sequence MRVVVAADNAGVLLKNEVRDLLAKDERVTEVIDLGVDSPDDDRAYPIFGLAAAEKIANGEADRGVLVCGTGIGVAISANKVPGVRATVAHDSYSAERSVKSNNCQIITFGARVIGAELAKKIVTEWLGYTFDPGSPSAAKVAHITEYEQVHAAG encoded by the coding sequence ATGCGGGTCGTGGTGGCCGCGGACAACGCGGGCGTGCTGCTGAAGAACGAGGTGCGGGACCTGCTGGCGAAGGACGAGCGGGTCACCGAGGTGATCGACCTGGGCGTGGACAGCCCGGACGACGACCGCGCGTACCCGATCTTCGGCCTGGCCGCCGCGGAGAAGATCGCCAACGGCGAGGCCGACCGGGGCGTCCTGGTCTGCGGCACCGGCATCGGTGTGGCGATCTCGGCGAACAAGGTGCCGGGGGTGCGTGCGACGGTCGCGCACGATTCATACTCGGCCGAGCGGTCGGTGAAGTCGAACAACTGCCAGATCATCACCTTCGGCGCCCGGGTGATCGGGGCCGAGCTGGCGAAGAAGATCGTCACCGAGTGGCTGGGGTACACGTTCGACCCGGGTTCGCCGAGCGCGGCCAAGGTCGCACACATCACCGAATACGAACAGGTCCACGCGGCCGGCTGA
- the dhaL gene encoding dihydroxyacetone kinase subunit DhaL yields MTTLGTAATFKRDWLDGFVTAYGREVRKVPGAYGVLGRNVPRRGKVAVVIGGGCGHYPAFAGLVGPGLADAAVVGDVFTSPSAEQVYRTARAAEGGAGVLFAYGNYAGDVLHFGLAARRLAAEGIESRTILVTDDIASGPADAPEKRRGVAGDFIVFKVAGAAAERGDDLDAVHAAAVKANAHTRTFGVAFGGCTLPGADQPLFTVGESEMELGLGIHGEPGVRTVGRLGAAELADELVDGLLPELPRGDGRVAVLVNGLGRTKYEEMFVTYTRIHERLADAGLTPVHTEVGEFVTSLDMAGVSLSVLVLDDELAELYGAPCDTPAYRSGGAILGPVELSSTVDKQLARPEGEGVELVDRLLTAAMRRIEDNESELGRLDAVAADGDHGLGMTRGMRAAVSAAREAAGSSVADTLLAAGTALADAAGGASGALYGVLLAETGAGLRVDDITTSVVADAVDGAVRAFTELGKAELGEKTMLDAIEPFRQALRKQAAAGAALPDAWREAAQAATLAAEETADLVPAKGRAARLAQRSKGHADPGATSFALIVTAIGEVLGKEGH; encoded by the coding sequence ATGACCACGCTGGGAACGGCCGCGACGTTCAAGCGGGACTGGCTGGACGGCTTCGTCACCGCGTACGGCCGCGAGGTCCGCAAGGTGCCCGGCGCGTACGGCGTGCTCGGCCGGAACGTGCCCCGGCGGGGCAAGGTCGCCGTGGTCATCGGCGGCGGCTGCGGCCACTACCCGGCCTTCGCCGGCCTGGTCGGGCCCGGCCTCGCCGACGCGGCGGTGGTCGGTGACGTGTTCACCAGCCCGAGCGCCGAGCAGGTCTACCGCACGGCCCGCGCCGCCGAGGGTGGCGCGGGGGTGCTGTTCGCCTACGGCAACTACGCCGGTGACGTCCTGCACTTCGGCCTCGCCGCGCGCCGCCTGGCCGCGGAGGGCATCGAGAGTCGCACCATCCTGGTCACCGACGACATCGCGAGCGGACCGGCGGACGCGCCGGAGAAGCGCCGCGGGGTAGCCGGCGACTTCATCGTCTTCAAGGTCGCGGGCGCTGCTGCCGAGCGGGGTGACGACCTCGACGCGGTGCACGCGGCGGCGGTCAAGGCCAACGCGCACACCCGCACGTTCGGCGTCGCCTTCGGCGGCTGCACGCTCCCGGGTGCCGACCAGCCGCTGTTCACCGTGGGCGAGTCCGAGATGGAGCTGGGCCTCGGCATCCACGGCGAGCCGGGGGTGCGCACCGTCGGCCGCCTCGGTGCGGCGGAGCTGGCCGACGAGCTGGTCGACGGCCTGCTACCCGAGCTGCCGCGGGGCGACGGCCGCGTCGCAGTGCTGGTCAACGGCCTCGGCCGGACCAAGTACGAAGAGATGTTCGTGACCTACACCCGGATCCACGAGCGCCTCGCCGACGCCGGGCTGACCCCGGTGCACACCGAGGTCGGCGAGTTCGTCACCTCGCTGGACATGGCCGGGGTCTCGCTGTCGGTGCTGGTGCTGGACGACGAGCTGGCCGAGCTGTACGGCGCGCCGTGCGACACCCCGGCTTACCGCAGCGGCGGGGCGATCCTGGGGCCGGTCGAGCTGTCGTCCACAGTGGACAAGCAGCTGGCCAGGCCGGAGGGTGAGGGGGTCGAGCTCGTCGACCGCCTGCTGACCGCGGCCATGCGCCGCATCGAGGACAACGAGTCCGAGCTGGGCCGCCTGGACGCGGTCGCCGCCGACGGTGACCACGGCCTCGGCATGACCCGCGGGATGCGGGCCGCCGTCTCGGCCGCTCGGGAGGCCGCCGGGTCTTCGGTGGCCGACACCCTGCTGGCGGCCGGGACCGCGCTCGCCGACGCCGCCGGTGGTGCGTCCGGCGCCCTGTACGGCGTGCTGCTCGCCGAGACCGGCGCGGGGCTGCGGGTGGACGACATCACCACCTCGGTGGTCGCGGACGCGGTCGACGGCGCGGTACGCGCGTTCACCGAGCTGGGCAAGGCCGAGCTCGGCGAGAAGACCATGCTCGATGCGATCGAGCCGTTCCGGCAGGCGCTGCGCAAGCAGGCCGCGGCCGGCGCCGCGCTGCCGGACGCGTGGCGCGAGGCCGCGCAGGCGGCCACGCTCGCCGCCGAGGAGACCGCGGACCTGGTGCCCGCCAAGGGACGCGCGGCCCGGCTGGCGCAGCGCAGCAAGGGGCACGCCGATCCCGGCGCGACCTCGTTCGCCCTGATCGTCACGGCGATCGGGGAAGTTCTGGGCAAGGAGGGGCACTGA
- a CDS encoding HAD family hydrolase, which translates to MGFAAVVFDLDGVLVESEHLWEENWVAYAAAYGVEWTAADTATVQGMSAPEWAAYLAERSGTPETPEQVEKAVVDGMIKSIADGEAPLLDGADAMVRDVAARVPVALASSAARRVIDAVLETHGLTGEFSATVSSAEVPRGKPSPDVYAEAASRLGFRGEECLGVEDSSNGIRAAAAAGLTVIALPNPAYPPKPDALELAAQVAESNHDVRKLLLAYLAGELVRS; encoded by the coding sequence ATGGGTTTCGCCGCGGTGGTGTTCGACCTCGACGGTGTCCTGGTCGAGAGTGAACACCTCTGGGAGGAGAACTGGGTCGCCTACGCGGCGGCCTACGGTGTCGAGTGGACGGCCGCCGACACCGCCACCGTCCAGGGCATGAGCGCGCCCGAGTGGGCCGCGTACCTGGCGGAGCGCAGCGGGACCCCGGAGACCCCGGAGCAGGTCGAGAAGGCCGTGGTCGACGGGATGATCAAGTCGATCGCCGACGGCGAGGCCCCGCTGCTCGACGGCGCCGACGCGATGGTGCGCGACGTGGCGGCCCGCGTCCCGGTCGCGCTCGCGTCCTCGGCGGCGCGCCGGGTGATCGACGCGGTGCTGGAGACTCACGGGCTGACGGGGGAGTTCTCGGCCACCGTGTCCAGCGCCGAGGTGCCGCGCGGCAAGCCGAGCCCGGACGTCTACGCCGAGGCGGCGTCCCGGCTGGGCTTCCGCGGCGAGGAGTGCCTGGGGGTCGAGGACTCCAGCAACGGCATCCGCGCTGCCGCGGCCGCCGGGCTGACCGTCATCGCACTGCCCAACCCGGCCTACCCGCCGAAGCCGGACGCGCTGGAGCTGGCCGCGCAGGTCGCGGAGTCCAACCACGACGTCCGGAAGCTGCTGCTCGCCTACCTCGCCGGGGAGCTGGTGCGCTCATGA
- a CDS encoding histidine phosphatase family protein has product MGTRLLLVRHGETEWHAENRYAGTSEVGLTERGRRQAEGLAAYLNSAGEPVTALYRSPQGRAQVTAEPSARALGLEPVVLDELREVHFGIAEGKVLSELDPQVVAAFRADPVAGAFPGAEPTAEAARRGAAALRGIAKRENGGRVLVVAHNTLIRVTLCELLGIPVRDYRRVFPRLENAAITEIGIDGDATSLRRFNLPTS; this is encoded by the coding sequence ATGGGAACGCGGTTGCTGCTGGTCCGCCACGGCGAGACCGAATGGCACGCGGAGAACCGCTACGCCGGCACCAGCGAGGTGGGCCTCACCGAGCGGGGCCGCAGGCAGGCCGAAGGGCTCGCGGCATACCTGAACAGCGCCGGCGAGCCGGTCACCGCGCTCTACCGGTCGCCGCAGGGGCGCGCGCAGGTCACCGCCGAGCCGTCCGCGCGGGCGCTCGGCCTCGAGCCCGTCGTGCTCGACGAGCTGCGCGAGGTGCACTTCGGGATCGCCGAGGGCAAGGTGCTGTCCGAGCTGGATCCGCAGGTCGTGGCCGCGTTCCGGGCGGATCCGGTGGCCGGCGCGTTCCCCGGGGCCGAGCCGACGGCCGAGGCCGCGCGCCGGGGAGCGGCGGCGCTGCGCGGCATCGCGAAGCGCGAGAACGGCGGGCGGGTGCTGGTCGTCGCACACAACACGCTGATCCGGGTCACGCTCTGCGAACTGCTCGGCATCCCGGTCCGCGACTACCGCCGCGTGTTCCCGCGCCTGGAGAACGCGGCCATCACCGAGATCGGGATCGACGGCGACGCGACGAGCCTGCGGCGCTTCAACCTGCCCACGTCCTAG
- a CDS encoding DeoR/GlpR family DNA-binding transcription regulator, whose product MEDKSSGSARSRNIRQQRITDYVVKKGQASAAELAELTGVSVMTVHRDLDELARRGLLRKYRGGVSAQPSTVFESNTEYRLNAHVEAKAAIAEKALSLVEPGMSILLDDSTTALALAKLLHQVTPLTVATNYLRIIEVLKQVDDVRLIGLGGDYSATHDSFLGMPCLEAVERLTVDVTFVSTSAMNAEMTFHQEPEIVMVKRAMLASAEIRVLLMDSSKMPRTALHRLAEIEDFHHLVVDSAVSAYLLDQYEDQTNVLVAEV is encoded by the coding sequence GTGGAAGACAAGTCCAGCGGGAGCGCGCGCTCCCGTAACATCCGGCAGCAGCGCATCACCGACTACGTCGTGAAGAAGGGCCAGGCGTCCGCCGCGGAGCTGGCCGAGCTGACCGGCGTGAGCGTGATGACGGTGCACCGCGACCTGGACGAACTGGCCCGGCGCGGCCTGCTGCGCAAGTACCGCGGCGGGGTCTCCGCGCAGCCGTCGACGGTGTTCGAGAGCAACACCGAGTACCGGCTCAACGCCCACGTCGAGGCGAAGGCGGCGATCGCCGAGAAGGCGTTGTCGCTGGTCGAGCCCGGGATGTCGATCCTGCTGGACGACTCGACCACCGCGCTCGCACTGGCCAAGCTGCTGCACCAGGTCACGCCGCTTACCGTGGCGACGAACTACCTGCGGATCATCGAGGTGCTCAAGCAGGTCGACGACGTGCGCCTGATCGGGCTCGGCGGCGACTATTCCGCGACCCACGACTCGTTCCTCGGCATGCCCTGCCTGGAGGCCGTCGAGCGGCTCACCGTTGACGTGACGTTCGTGTCGACCTCGGCGATGAACGCGGAGATGACGTTCCACCAGGAGCCCGAGATCGTCATGGTCAAGCGGGCGATGCTGGCCAGCGCGGAGATCCGGGTGCTGCTCATGGACTCCAGCAAGATGCCGCGCACCGCGCTGCACCGCCTGGCCGAGATCGAGGACTTCCACCACCTCGTGGTCGACTCAGCCGTGTCCGCATACCTGCTCGACCAGTACGAGGACCAGACGAACGTGCTCGTCGCCGAGGTCTGA
- a CDS encoding MFS transporter encodes MTQTATSRLSQPDRGFGGLLARWGLPAPLFLGYVGLLLFMVGDGVESGFIAPFMADHGAGDEIHASYVITAYGVAVMLASWLSGALSELWGPRRVMWIGLAIWLVFDVLFLAVAVPSENYPLMLITYGIRGFGYPMFAFGFLVWITAVAPVARLGAAVGWFYFAFTGGLPTLGSLVASFTNPALGHYGTLWLSVGILAAGGLLCVLGVRERTGFTRLAPEGVKPVQSLVSSVSIAWKNPRVGVGMIVRIINTAPEFGMLVFFPTIFADQIGFGEGRWLLLVSVIYGTNIFFNLIFGVASDRIGWQRTIFWFGAIGCAISILLLYFVPTSLGADYYWVALLVGALYGATLAGFVPISALLPSLAPENKGGAMALLNLGAGAAAFVGPAIVSLFLGPAGAAGVVIIFAALYIVAAVLTRFLKLPEATRKAIDEDVSLQDVTAVRP; translated from the coding sequence ATGACGCAGACGGCAACATCGAGGTTGTCCCAGCCGGACAGGGGGTTCGGGGGGCTTCTCGCCAGGTGGGGGCTACCGGCCCCGTTGTTCCTCGGGTACGTCGGCCTGTTGCTGTTCATGGTCGGCGACGGCGTGGAGTCCGGGTTCATCGCACCGTTCATGGCCGACCACGGCGCCGGGGACGAAATTCACGCGTCCTATGTGATCACCGCGTACGGCGTGGCCGTGATGCTCGCGTCCTGGCTGTCCGGCGCGTTGTCGGAGCTGTGGGGGCCGCGCCGGGTCATGTGGATCGGCCTGGCGATCTGGCTCGTGTTCGACGTGCTGTTCCTCGCCGTGGCGGTGCCCAGCGAGAACTACCCGCTGATGCTGATCACCTACGGCATCCGCGGCTTCGGGTACCCGATGTTCGCGTTCGGGTTCCTGGTGTGGATCACGGCGGTGGCCCCGGTCGCGCGGCTCGGCGCGGCGGTCGGCTGGTTCTACTTCGCGTTCACCGGCGGCCTGCCCACGCTCGGCTCGCTGGTCGCGAGCTTCACCAACCCGGCGCTCGGCCACTACGGCACGCTGTGGCTGTCGGTCGGCATCCTGGCCGCGGGCGGTCTGCTGTGCGTGCTCGGGGTTCGGGAGCGCACCGGGTTCACGCGGCTCGCGCCGGAGGGCGTCAAGCCGGTGCAGAGCCTGGTGTCCAGCGTGTCGATCGCGTGGAAGAACCCGCGCGTGGGCGTCGGGATGATCGTGCGGATCATCAACACCGCGCCGGAGTTCGGCATGCTGGTGTTCTTCCCGACGATCTTCGCCGACCAGATCGGGTTCGGCGAGGGCCGATGGCTGCTGCTGGTGTCGGTCATCTACGGCACGAACATCTTCTTCAACCTGATCTTCGGTGTGGCTTCGGACAGGATCGGCTGGCAGCGCACGATCTTCTGGTTCGGCGCGATCGGCTGCGCGATCTCGATCCTGCTGCTGTACTTCGTGCCGACGTCGCTGGGCGCGGACTACTACTGGGTGGCTCTGCTCGTGGGCGCGCTGTACGGGGCGACGCTGGCCGGGTTCGTGCCGATCTCGGCGCTTTTGCCCTCGCTCGCGCCGGAGAACAAGGGCGGCGCGATGGCGTTGCTGAACCTGGGCGCCGGTGCCGCCGCGTTCGTCGGACCGGCGATCGTCTCGCTGTTCCTCGGCCCGGCGGGCGCGGCCGGCGTGGTGATCATCTTCGCCGCGCTGTACATCGTGGCGGCTGTGCTCACCCGGTTCCTGAAGCTGCCGGAGGCCACGCGGAAGGCCATCGACGAGGACGTCAGCTTGCAGGACGTGACGGCGGTCCGCCCGTGA
- a CDS encoding FGGY-family carbohydrate kinase encodes MTVVGVDVATAGVRAFAVGGDGSVRATAAEPLPAPVRDESGRSEQDARAWWPAAESVLRRVAAEMAEPVRAVAVSATSGTIVAVDCRGEPLGPALMYDDRRGADDNAKAAEVGAQRWHELGMSVSPTAALGRINWLRRAYPDAAGVRHTPDLIGEKLLGRPVATDSSHALKSGYDPLREEWAAEVFDFGVDWLPEVVRPTAVLGELPRPVAGLPQGCLVVAGMTDGCAGQLATGAVTPGRFAGILGTTYVLKGVTEHLVRDPSGAMYSHRHPDGWWLPGGASNTGGEAVAGVPNLATLDEEAARRGPARVVAYPLKRAGERFPFVTPDARGFVLGEPRDEVELHRARLEGVAFVERLALERLRGLGVPVTGPLVAAGGGSKSPLWTRIRATVSGMELRVSPQAETGYGAAMLAAAAVLPGGLTEAAAMIGGEESVVEPDAAEQEPMEENYQRFKEELKNQGWL; translated from the coding sequence GTGACGGTTGTCGGTGTCGACGTCGCGACCGCGGGGGTGCGTGCCTTCGCGGTCGGCGGCGACGGCTCGGTGCGGGCGACGGCTGCCGAGCCGTTGCCCGCACCGGTCCGGGACGAGTCCGGCCGCAGCGAGCAGGACGCGCGGGCGTGGTGGCCCGCGGCGGAGTCGGTGCTGCGGCGGGTGGCCGCGGAGATGGCCGAGCCGGTGCGGGCGGTCGCGGTGTCGGCCACCTCGGGCACGATCGTCGCGGTCGACTGCCGGGGCGAGCCGCTGGGCCCGGCGCTGATGTACGACGACCGGCGCGGCGCGGACGACAACGCGAAGGCGGCGGAGGTGGGCGCGCAGCGGTGGCACGAGCTGGGGATGAGCGTGTCGCCGACGGCGGCGCTGGGCCGGATCAACTGGCTGCGCCGCGCCTACCCGGATGCCGCCGGTGTCCGGCACACGCCCGACCTGATCGGTGAGAAGCTCCTCGGCCGTCCGGTGGCGACCGACTCCTCGCATGCCCTGAAGAGCGGGTACGACCCGTTGCGCGAGGAGTGGGCGGCCGAGGTGTTCGACTTCGGGGTGGACTGGCTCCCCGAAGTCGTGCGGCCGACGGCCGTGCTGGGCGAGTTGCCCCGCCCGGTCGCCGGCCTGCCCCAGGGCTGCCTGGTGGTGGCCGGCATGACCGACGGTTGTGCCGGCCAGCTGGCGACGGGCGCCGTGACGCCGGGCCGTTTCGCAGGCATCCTCGGCACGACCTACGTGTTGAAGGGCGTGACCGAACACCTGGTGCGAGACCCGTCCGGGGCGATGTACAGCCACCGCCACCCGGACGGCTGGTGGCTGCCCGGCGGAGCGTCGAACACCGGCGGCGAGGCGGTGGCCGGTGTGCCCAACCTCGCCACGCTGGACGAAGAGGCAGCACGGCGCGGCCCGGCGCGAGTGGTGGCCTACCCCCTGAAGCGCGCGGGTGAGCGCTTCCCGTTCGTCACGCCCGACGCCCGGGGCTTCGTACTGGGCGAGCCGCGGGACGAGGTGGAGCTGCACCGCGCCCGCCTGGAGGGCGTCGCCTTCGTGGAGAGGCTGGCGTTGGAGCGGTTGCGTGGGCTGGGGGTGCCCGTGACCGGCCCGCTGGTGGCCGCGGGCGGGGGCAGCAAGAGTCCGTTGTGGACCCGCATCCGGGCGACGGTCAGCGGAATGGAACTGCGAGTGTCACCCCAAGCCGAAACCGGCTACGGAGCAGCGATGCTCGCAGCCGCAGCGGTACTGCCGGGGGGACTGACCGAAGCGGCGGCAATGATCGGCGGAGAAGAATCGGTAGTTGAGCCGGACGCGGCGGAACAAGAGCCGATGGAAGAGAACTACCAGCGGTTCAAAGAGGAATTGAAGAACCAGGGCTGGCTTTAG
- a CDS encoding DUF445 domain-containing protein → MQLQEIVADLAEHWPLYVSMPFIAALIGYVTKRVAIEMMFRPIEFIGIRPFLGWQGVLPANAERMAATATDMLTNNLVDPKEIFARLDPDQLAKEIEQPLLQVVEEITEEVMEQYQPRLWEALPSGAKELLLRRVQAEAPKVIAKIMRELSDNIEDVLDLKNMVITNLVRDKSLLNRLIRDISRPEMRFIANSGLVFGFALGCVQLLVWALTKSPIVMPLFGLGIGWFTDWLALKMIFLPREPREFFGLYTWQGVFQKRRDQVAADYGDMIAREIITIPNLLEAILKGPKADRLFHLIGREVQRTIDVQAGVVKPLVAAAVGTRKWQEMKQAAALKAAERVPDTIRYAEEYAVNALDVRNTIVDRMRQLSPIEFEELLRPAFRQDEWKLIAVGAIIGGLVGELQAILLLH, encoded by the coding sequence GTGCAACTGCAGGAGATCGTGGCCGACCTGGCCGAACACTGGCCGCTCTACGTCTCGATGCCGTTCATCGCCGCGCTCATCGGCTACGTGACCAAGCGTGTGGCCATCGAGATGATGTTCCGGCCGATCGAGTTCATCGGGATCCGGCCGTTCCTCGGCTGGCAGGGCGTGCTGCCTGCCAACGCCGAGCGCATGGCGGCCACCGCCACCGACATGCTCACGAACAACCTGGTCGACCCGAAAGAGATCTTCGCCAGGCTCGACCCGGACCAGCTCGCCAAGGAGATCGAGCAACCGCTCCTGCAGGTGGTCGAGGAGATCACCGAAGAGGTCATGGAGCAGTACCAGCCGCGCCTGTGGGAGGCACTGCCGAGCGGCGCGAAGGAACTGCTGCTGCGCCGCGTCCAGGCCGAGGCCCCCAAGGTGATCGCGAAGATCATGCGGGAGCTGTCGGACAACATCGAGGACGTCCTCGACCTCAAGAACATGGTCATCACCAACCTGGTGCGCGACAAGAGCCTCCTCAACCGGCTCATCCGGGACATCTCACGACCCGAGATGCGGTTCATCGCGAATTCCGGGCTGGTGTTCGGCTTCGCCCTCGGGTGCGTCCAGCTGCTCGTGTGGGCGCTGACCAAGTCGCCGATCGTGATGCCGCTGTTCGGCCTCGGCATCGGCTGGTTCACCGACTGGCTCGCCCTCAAGATGATCTTCCTGCCGCGTGAGCCGCGCGAGTTCTTCGGCCTCTACACCTGGCAGGGCGTGTTCCAGAAGCGCCGCGACCAGGTGGCCGCCGACTACGGCGACATGATCGCCCGCGAGATCATCACCATCCCGAACCTGCTGGAAGCCATCCTCAAGGGCCCGAAGGCCGACCGGCTGTTCCACCTGATCGGCCGCGAGGTGCAGCGGACCATCGACGTGCAGGCCGGCGTCGTGAAACCGCTCGTCGCGGCCGCGGTGGGCACGCGCAAGTGGCAGGAGATGAAGCAGGCCGCGGCGCTCAAGGCGGCGGAGCGGGTGCCGGACACCATCCGGTACGCCGAGGAGTACGCGGTCAACGCCCTGGACGTGCGGAACACGATCGTCGACCGCATGCGGCAGCTGTCCCCGATCGAGTTCGAGGAGCTGCTGCGGCCCGCGTTCCGGCAGGACGAGTGGAAGTTGATCGCCGTCGGTGCGATCATCGGCGGGCTCGTGGGTGAGCTCCAGGCGATCCTGCTCCTCCACTAA
- a CDS encoding DUF445 family protein, translated as MDGVLADFAQHWPLYTAIPFIAALIGYVTKRVAIEMMFRPLEFVGIRPIFGWQGVVPKHGGRMAAIATDLLTANLIDLGEVIGRVQADRLVREIEQPLLRAIDDLARDVMAKHHPRLWESLPPMAQDLIVKQLQAGSPKLVRELLDEVRANLDGVLDVKHMTVERLTRDRALLVRLIRETSRPEMAFIARCGIYFGFVLGIVQAVVWALTKNPWVLPVFGGAIGLFTDWLAIKMIFLPRRPVKIGPITLQGKFQRRKAEVARQYGEIIAREVLTVANLLDELLTGPRADRLAALVRRVVARAVDEQVGLIRPLLSAAVGGERLREMTATAAAGSLAQMPYLLRQAEPYLVEAMDLANMVERRMLALTPEEYENLLRPAFRQEEWKLIAVGGVIGFVVGELQVLLMLH; from the coding sequence ATGGACGGGGTGCTGGCCGACTTCGCGCAGCACTGGCCGCTCTACACCGCGATCCCGTTCATCGCCGCGCTCATCGGTTACGTCACCAAGCGCGTCGCCATCGAAATGATGTTCCGCCCGCTGGAGTTCGTGGGTATCCGCCCGATCTTCGGCTGGCAGGGCGTGGTGCCCAAGCACGGCGGCCGGATGGCGGCCATCGCCACCGACCTGCTCACCGCGAACCTGATCGACCTCGGCGAGGTGATCGGCCGCGTCCAGGCGGACCGCCTGGTGCGGGAGATCGAGCAGCCGCTGCTGCGGGCCATCGACGACCTGGCCCGCGACGTGATGGCCAAGCACCACCCGCGGCTGTGGGAGTCGCTGCCGCCGATGGCGCAGGACCTGATCGTCAAACAACTCCAGGCCGGCTCGCCGAAGCTGGTTCGCGAGCTGCTGGACGAGGTCCGCGCCAACCTCGACGGCGTGCTCGACGTCAAGCACATGACCGTCGAGCGGCTCACCCGCGACCGCGCCCTGCTGGTGCGACTGATCCGCGAGACGTCCCGGCCGGAGATGGCGTTCATCGCCCGCTGCGGGATCTACTTCGGATTCGTCCTCGGCATCGTGCAGGCGGTGGTGTGGGCGCTGACGAAGAACCCGTGGGTGCTGCCGGTGTTCGGCGGCGCCATCGGGCTGTTCACCGACTGGCTGGCGATCAAGATGATCTTCCTGCCGCGCCGTCCGGTGAAGATCGGGCCGATCACGCTGCAGGGCAAGTTCCAGCGCCGCAAGGCCGAAGTCGCCCGCCAGTACGGCGAGATCATCGCCCGCGAGGTGCTGACCGTCGCCAACCTCCTCGACGAGCTGCTGACCGGCCCGCGCGCCGACCGGCTCGCCGCGCTCGTGCGGCGCGTGGTGGCCAGGGCCGTCGACGAGCAGGTCGGCCTGATCCGGCCGCTGCTGTCCGCGGCGGTCGGCGGCGAGCGGCTACGTGAGATGACCGCGACCGCGGCGGCCGGGTCGCTCGCGCAGATGCCGTACCTGCTCCGGCAGGCCGAGCCGTACCTGGTCGAGGCGATGGACCTGGCGAACATGGTCGAGCGGCGGATGCTCGCGCTCACGCCCGAGGAGTACGAGAACCTGCTGCGCCCGGCGTTCCGCCAGGAGGAGTGGAAGCTGATCGCGGTGGGCGGTGTGATCGGGTTCGTCGTCGGTGAGTTGCAGGTTTTGCTGATGCTTCACTAG